The window TTAACATATGTCTGATTCTTATAGGTTGTATTAGCAAGCTATGTTTTTATTATTCATTTTACTTAAAATCACTTTATAGGATGTATATCTTTGACTGTTGACAAAGTCATGGACCCTATTATCCATAAAGGTGCTCGTGCTATCATGAACAGGTTTTATAACCTGCTTTTGATAGTTGTCCGCCAAGGCATACCATGATTTATCTAACTTCTGATTACCATCAAGTGTCACAAGCTTAATAGGCTCTGTTACCTGTGTCACAGCCGTTGTAAATTGCTCTTGCTGATATTGGTCATATGCCATGACTTGCACATGGTTAGTAATTTTTCTATGAATGAATTGCCCAATACAACTGCACAGCTTTTTAAAACGCACTTTATGTTGATGAGGTTCATTGAACGTAGCCTCTATCTCACAGATAGCTGCTCGCGTTAGGACAGACTCAAGCTCTGAATATTGTTTATGGGACATGGCATGTGTGTTGACTGCTGCTGGCAGACACATCATAATACCGAGTAGTAAAACTAAGCGTCTATATGCTCTATCCATACGAATGACCTCCTTTACTTTCTATTATGCGCTTCATGGTATTGACTTTATCATGTCTTATTGGATAATTGTCTTCAGTCCTCAATATTTTACCACTATTCCTTATAATATTCAATGCCCATGTTTGTGTAAAGTTTGTGTTAAATCAGACACCCATCTCTTGATAATTTAGTTAACCTGGTATATAATAAATGTGGTGATGATAATGGATACCATGCAAAACGTCATAAAATTGTATTTTAAATCCGTAAAGATGTTTAATGAATTGGAAAGTATACCAAGGGACTTTGGTACGGGAGACTTGCTGTATAGTTCAGAAATACATACACTTGTTGCCATTGGTAACCATCCAGATGTCAACCTGACAGAGTTGGCAAATATCCTTGATATTACCAAAGGCGGTGCATCCAAATTTGTTAAAAAACTATTGGAAAAAGCGTTAATTAATAAGAAATCATTAGCAACCAATAAGAAA is drawn from Vallitalea pronyensis and contains these coding sequences:
- a CDS encoding MarR family winged helix-turn-helix transcriptional regulator → MQNVIKLYFKSVKMFNELESIPRDFGTGDLLYSSEIHTLVAIGNHPDVNLTELANILDITKGGASKFVKKLLEKALINKKSLATNKKEVLFELTEKGRVAFHGHEKFSQDVFGDIYSTLSAMDASEIKFLESFLHDLNAILMKKK